One Nostoc sp. UHCC 0302 DNA window includes the following coding sequences:
- the trxA gene encoding thioredoxin has translation MSSITNVTEATFKQEVLESEIPVLVDFWAPWCGPCRMVAPVVDEVATEYEGQVKVVKLNTDQNPTVASHFGIRSIPTLMVFKGGRQVDTVVGAVPKTTLAKTLAQHISE, from the coding sequence ATGTCATCCATTACAAATGTTACAGAAGCTACATTCAAGCAAGAAGTATTAGAAAGTGAAATTCCAGTATTAGTAGACTTTTGGGCCCCTTGGTGTGGGCCTTGTCGGATGGTAGCTCCAGTGGTAGATGAAGTTGCTACTGAATACGAAGGACAGGTGAAAGTAGTGAAGTTGAACACAGATCAAAATCCCACAGTCGCCAGCCATTTTGGTATTCGCAGCATACCGACGCTGATGGTATTTAAGGGCGGTCGGCAAGTTGATACTGTTGTGGGGGCAGTGCCTAAGACCACTTTAGCAAAGACTTTAGCACAGCATATTTCAGAATAG